One genomic region from Sulfurimonas sp. encodes:
- a CDS encoding metallophosphoesterase family protein: MKIFKRIAIFLVAIVLIYGIGRLGVVTYDSYVFVPRAPYLVMQTQNSITVKWQSPKYEMGKVEYGFFEDTLDKNIIDTKETNKHSLTISGLNECTKYYYKVSSKTLEIDNTNRSFKTLCKNSDKQLLWVIGDSGEKGENQEQVYAQMLKFMDNDINKLDMWLLLGDNAYRSGTQKQYNEKLFEPYKKLLKQFVPWAVIGNHDARRWAFYNIWDFPTKGESGGVASGSENFYSIDNGNLHLVMLDSETQRFDVNSNLSKWLKKDLAENKKPWVIVALHTPPYTDGGHDSDNSSDSGGRMKRVREHLIPIFDEFGVDLVLSGHSHDYERSKLLLNHLGTSDTFNPKEHLVQDNDSCYTKPLKATKNSGTIYQVCGSSSKLDGAELKHPALPFAFEIMGSIMLEITPTTLSSKFLTIDGEIKDEFIIKKDNTTCEGNR; this comes from the coding sequence ATGAAAATATTTAAAAGAATTGCAATTTTTTTAGTTGCTATTGTTCTCATATATGGCATCGGAAGATTAGGTGTTGTAACTTATGATAGTTATGTTTTCGTTCCTCGCGCACCATACTTGGTTATGCAGACACAAAATTCAATAACTGTTAAATGGCAAAGTCCAAAGTATGAAATGGGAAAAGTAGAATATGGTTTTTTCGAAGATACCCTTGATAAAAATATTATAGATACAAAAGAAACAAACAAACATTCACTAACTATTTCAGGCTTAAATGAGTGTACAAAATACTACTACAAAGTTTCCTCAAAAACATTAGAAATAGACAATACAAACAGAAGCTTTAAAACACTTTGTAAAAACTCGGATAAACAGCTTTTATGGGTGATCGGAGATAGTGGGGAAAAAGGAGAAAATCAAGAGCAGGTTTATGCTCAGATGCTTAAATTCATGGATAATGATATAAATAAGCTCGATATGTGGCTACTTTTAGGAGATAACGCATACAGAAGTGGAACTCAAAAACAGTACAATGAAAAACTTTTTGAGCCATACAAAAAACTTCTAAAACAGTTTGTTCCTTGGGCAGTTATCGGTAATCACGATGCTAGAAGATGGGCATTTTATAATATTTGGGATTTTCCTACTAAGGGTGAAAGTGGTGGAGTTGCTAGTGGCAGTGAGAATTTCTACTCCATTGACAATGGAAATCTTCACCTTGTAATGCTCGATAGTGAAACACAAAGATTTGATGTGAATTCTAACCTCTCAAAATGGTTAAAAAAAGACTTAGCAGAGAACAAAAAACCTTGGGTTATAGTTGCTCTTCACACTCCACCATATACAGATGGTGGACATGATTCTGATAACAGTTCTGATAGTGGTGGTCGCATGAAAAGAGTAAGAGAGCATCTTATTCCAATCTTTGATGAGTTTGGAGTAGATTTGGTTTTAAGTGGACACTCACATGATTATGAACGCTCAAAACTTTTACTAAATCATCTTGGAACAAGTGATACTTTTAATCCAAAAGAGCATCTAGTTCAAGATAATGATTCTTGCTACACAAAACCTCTTAAAGCCACAAAAAATAGTGGTACTATCTATCAAGTATGTGGTTCTTCTTCTAAGTTAGATGGAGCAGAACTAAAACACCCTGCACTTCCCTTTGCTTTTGAAATCATGGGTTCAATTATGCTAGAAATTACACCAACCACACTTAGTTCAAAATTTTTAACTATTGATGGCGAGATTAAAGATGAATTTATCATCAAAAAAGACAACACAACATGTGAAGGAAACAGATGA
- a CDS encoding phosphatase PAP2 family protein, with the protein MIYFLILTALTFLSYFFVDKSVAEYFLANIPSYEHIGDTISILGESHWYIGTAIIGFIFFKYFKKNKLFEQRFLFLLYINIFSGLISLVLKQLFGRIRPWGMRGDSDDYGFLLFQNFDLGILEKMKYHFATVLESPTTYSSFPSGHTTTVAAVFTYLIILFPRHLYLIVSAGIVIVSSRILANDHFISDIFAGIMVGSFSTIYLYSKFKDKIHENI; encoded by the coding sequence ATGATTTACTTTTTAATTCTCACAGCACTTACCTTTTTATCCTACTTTTTTGTAGATAAAAGTGTTGCTGAGTATTTTTTAGCAAATATTCCAAGCTATGAGCATATTGGCGATACAATCAGCATACTTGGCGAATCACATTGGTATATAGGAACTGCAATTATTGGATTTATATTTTTTAAGTATTTCAAAAAGAACAAATTATTTGAGCAAAGATTTCTATTTTTACTTTATATCAATATTTTTTCAGGTCTTATAAGTTTAGTTTTAAAACAGCTTTTTGGACGCATACGACCTTGGGGTATGAGAGGTGATAGTGATGATTATGGATTTTTACTTTTTCAAAATTTCGACCTTGGAATATTAGAGAAGATGAAGTACCACTTTGCAACTGTTTTAGAATCACCAACTACCTACTCCTCTTTTCCATCAGGACATACAACCACTGTTGCGGCAGTTTTTACCTATTTGATTATTTTGTTTCCTCGTCATCTATATTTGATAGTAAGCGCTGGAATTGTTATAGTTTCTAGTAGAATTTTAGCAAATGATCATTTTATAAGTGATATTTTTGCAGGTATTATGGTTGGTAGTTTTTCTACTATCTATTTATATTCTAAATTTAAGGATAAAATCCATGAAAATATTTAA
- a CDS encoding ArnT family glycosyltransferase codes for MNSIKAHSPFFAFIALVAIIRLLLAPHLGLGADEAHYVIYALNLDWSYYDHPPLVGWVQYIFTSIFGLNEFGARVSAISIGFFTSIFIYFLIFQIDKDSKRSFIAILALHASFLFNALFLMTMPDTLLFLLIIPIIYSVIAIEEKGSNRSWLMLGLFLGLAGLAKYTAILFLIPIILYFIIRRRFDILFSPNIIPSAFLALLIVSPVIYWNIQTDFASLIYQSNHVVGASSINWNGFTTSLVGQFIAYNPFLFPLAFFGLYKSLRSKNSYLFLSALFGLVLFSFFTYSALYKTALPHWSALFYMLFIPIGVYYFYELSKGYKKYLKIGIGFGLIVSALIYIEVATKIIPLPDENSLQIDIYGFENILKEANGAIKDGESLAVTHWTLASRAIFYNDKYRSKMFLIDSRDDQFDIWEKSSPIGKDLIVIDINFLHKNVNNYMKCDKVEKLKSFNVTLDKSKPNTIELVKCTNFQGLK; via the coding sequence ATGAACTCTATTAAAGCACACTCGCCTTTTTTTGCTTTTATAGCTTTAGTTGCAATAATACGACTACTTTTAGCTCCACATTTGGGGCTTGGTGCGGATGAAGCACACTATGTTATTTATGCTTTAAACCTTGACTGGAGTTATTATGACCACCCTCCTCTTGTTGGTTGGGTTCAGTATATCTTTACATCTATCTTTGGCTTAAATGAGTTTGGAGCAAGAGTAAGTGCTATAAGCATCGGTTTTTTTACTTCTATCTTTATCTACTTTCTTATATTTCAAATTGATAAAGATTCAAAAAGAAGTTTTATTGCCATCTTAGCTCTTCACGCTTCTTTTCTTTTTAACGCTCTATTTTTGATGACGATGCCAGATACTTTGCTTTTTTTGCTAATCATTCCAATCATATACAGCGTTATAGCGATTGAAGAAAAAGGAAGTAATCGTTCATGGCTTATGCTTGGTCTTTTTTTAGGTCTTGCAGGTTTAGCAAAATACACAGCTATTTTATTTTTAATTCCAATAATTTTATATTTTATTATTAGACGCAGATTTGATATTTTATTTTCACCAAATATCATTCCATCTGCTTTTCTTGCTCTTTTGATTGTTTCACCTGTAATTTACTGGAATATACAAACAGATTTTGCAAGTCTTATCTATCAAAGCAATCATGTAGTAGGAGCTTCAAGTATAAACTGGAATGGTTTTACAACATCTCTAGTTGGTCAGTTTATTGCTTATAATCCTTTTCTTTTTCCTTTAGCATTTTTTGGACTTTACAAATCTCTTAGATCTAAAAATTCTTATCTATTTTTATCAGCTTTATTTGGCTTAGTATTATTTTCATTTTTTACCTATTCTGCACTTTATAAAACGGCTCTTCCACATTGGAGTGCACTATTTTATATGCTTTTTATTCCTATTGGTGTCTATTATTTTTATGAACTCTCAAAAGGTTATAAAAAATATCTTAAAATTGGTATAGGTTTTGGTCTAATAGTCTCGGCGTTAATCTATATAGAAGTTGCAACTAAAATCATACCTCTTCCAGATGAAAATTCACTGCAAATCGATATTTATGGTTTTGAAAACATCTTAAAAGAAGCAAACGGGGCTATAAAAGACGGAGAAAGCCTAGCAGTAACTCACTGGACTTTAGCATCTCGGGCTATCTTTTACAATGACAAATACCGCTCTAAAATGTTTCTTATAGATTCAAGAGATGACCAGTTTGATATTTGGGAAAAATCATCTCCAATAGGAAAAGATTTGATTGTTATAGACATAAACTTCCTACACAAAAATGTAAATAACTATATGAAATGTGACAAAGTTGAAAAACTAAAAAGTTTCAATGTAACACTAGATAAAAGTAAGCCAAATACTATTGAGCTTGTTAAATGTACAAATTTTCAAGGTCTTAAATGA
- a CDS encoding glycosyltransferase family 9 protein, giving the protein MNVDTMRNIDHYAGVPLTFFGTIIKKTIEFFKPPKKIKPKNVLLIELSEMGSAIIVDPAMRKLQKNIEGELFFVIFSKNKVSLQLLGTVKEENIFTIDESSIPNLAISAINFLKWCRKNKIDSVIDLELFSRFTALLSATCGAVNVVGFHSFHNEGLYRGDFLTKKVAYNAHQHIAKNFIALVDALLSEKQELPFTKRVIDEDEIVITKAQVNENQKESIIVTISKMYEGFDKDKNPVILVNSNASDLLPQRRWDKENYGDVIKMILAANTKVIILLTGAPAEKEGAQILTNYVDDKRCINFAGAVKFLQLPALYSVSKFMLTNDSGPAHFASITDMHTFVLFGPETPALYGSLGPTTPIYAGMSCSPCVSASNHRKTPCSDNQCIKIITPEWVFNTLKPKLDELY; this is encoded by the coding sequence ATGAATGTAGATACTATGAGAAACATCGACCATTACGCTGGTGTTCCACTAACATTTTTTGGTACTATAATTAAAAAAACTATTGAATTTTTCAAGCCACCTAAAAAAATAAAACCTAAAAATGTTCTTCTTATCGAACTATCAGAGATGGGAAGTGCGATTATCGTTGATCCTGCTATGAGAAAACTTCAAAAGAACATAGAAGGTGAACTATTTTTTGTTATATTTTCTAAAAATAAAGTAAGCCTTCAACTTCTTGGCACGGTAAAAGAAGAAAATATTTTTACTATTGATGAAAGTTCCATTCCAAACCTAGCCATAAGTGCCATAAACTTTTTAAAATGGTGTCGTAAAAACAAGATAGATTCTGTCATAGACTTAGAACTATTTTCTCGTTTCACAGCACTACTAAGTGCGACATGTGGAGCAGTTAATGTTGTAGGCTTTCACTCTTTTCATAACGAAGGACTTTATAGAGGAGATTTTTTAACTAAAAAAGTTGCTTATAATGCTCATCAGCATATTGCTAAAAACTTTATAGCTTTAGTAGATGCTCTTTTAAGTGAAAAACAAGAACTTCCATTTACTAAACGCGTAATTGATGAAGATGAAATCGTAATCACAAAAGCACAAGTAAATGAAAATCAAAAAGAAAGTATCATTGTAACAATCTCTAAAATGTATGAAGGTTTTGACAAAGATAAAAATCCAGTTATTTTAGTAAACTCAAATGCATCAGACTTACTTCCTCAAAGAAGATGGGATAAAGAGAACTATGGTGATGTAATAAAAATGATTTTAGCTGCTAATACAAAAGTGATTATCCTTCTTACGGGTGCACCTGCTGAAAAAGAGGGAGCACAGATTTTAACAAATTATGTAGACGACAAGAGATGTATAAACTTTGCTGGTGCAGTTAAATTTCTACAACTCCCCGCTCTTTATAGTGTGAGTAAATTTATGCTTACAAATGACTCGGGACCCGCTCACTTTGCATCTATCACAGATATGCACACTTTTGTTTTATTTGGACCTGAAACACCTGCTCTTTATGGCTCACTTGGACCAACTACTCCTATCTATGCAGGTATGTCTTGTAGTCCTTGTGTAAGTGCTTCAAACCATAGAAAAACACCTTGTTCTGACAACCAATGTATAAAAATAATAACTCCTGAGTGGGTATTTAACACACTCAAACCAAAACTTGATGAACTCTATTAA
- a CDS encoding lysylphosphatidylglycerol synthase transmembrane domain-containing protein, translating into MKNIIKLLITIIIFYYLFQYIDFNELKNVLAKSHGGTILIALLLQLASTYLAAYRWRAISELLVFKEKLSFYVNSYFKGAFFNQVLPSSIGGDAVRIIDLTRKGYEKKDAFYGVFVDRVVGLVGLLVLNLLASIIFFGTFEKDFSLLVIFISSSGIAGFALLFHLDKITFLSKYKGLDLFYRLARRLNTLYADRTLLYKHISISVGVHLLSVLVLFALADSININMNLQTFLIAVPPVFLLTIIPLSLAGWGIREGAMVGIFMLVGADETKILAMSILYGILLIIASFPGSYQWIKSKKAT; encoded by the coding sequence ATGAAAAATATTATAAAACTTTTAATTACTATTATTATATTTTACTACCTATTTCAGTATATTGATTTTAATGAATTAAAAAATGTATTGGCAAAAAGTCATGGTGGAACGATACTTATCGCCCTGCTTCTTCAACTTGCTAGTACCTATCTAGCTGCATATAGATGGAGAGCCATAAGTGAACTACTTGTTTTTAAAGAAAAACTATCTTTTTATGTAAACAGTTATTTTAAAGGTGCGTTTTTCAATCAAGTACTACCAAGTAGCATCGGTGGAGATGCAGTAAGAATCATAGACTTAACAAGAAAAGGTTATGAGAAAAAAGATGCTTTTTATGGTGTTTTTGTAGATAGAGTTGTGGGACTTGTTGGTTTGTTAGTTCTAAACCTATTGGCATCTATAATATTTTTTGGAACTTTTGAAAAAGACTTCTCTCTCTTAGTAATTTTTATCTCTAGTTCTGGGATTGCTGGATTTGCTCTTCTTTTTCATCTTGATAAGATTACTTTTCTTTCCAAATACAAAGGCTTAGACCTTTTTTACAGACTAGCTAGAAGATTAAATACCCTTTATGCTGATAGAACTCTTTTATACAAACACATTAGCATCTCAGTTGGGGTGCATCTACTCTCTGTTTTAGTTCTTTTTGCACTTGCAGATAGTATAAACATCAACATGAACCTACAAACCTTTCTCATAGCCGTTCCTCCTGTTTTTCTACTGACAATTATCCCTTTATCTCTTGCAGGTTGGGGAATTAGAGAAGGTGCTATGGTTGGTATCTTTATGCTTGTAGGAGCAGATGAAACTAAGATTTTAGCTATGAGTATTTTGTACGGAATACTTCTAATTATCGCTTCTTTCCCTGGTTCTTACCAATGGATAAAAAGTAAAAAAGCAACTTAA
- a CDS encoding HAD family hydrolase, protein MNLALFDFDGTLSTKDSLGEFFKYAVGDTKYYLTLIKFSPFFILWQLKLMKNYRAKEILFKLFFNDVNEKNFKDLAQKFSLEELDKILRANVYERFKKHINDGDRVIIVSASMKCWLDAWCKKENVELISTELLFENDKFSGEFATKNCHGIEKFNRINEHLNITDYDSIYAYGDSSGDTQMLEMADYKYLIKDGAIKQI, encoded by the coding sequence TTGAATTTAGCACTTTTTGATTTTGATGGAACACTAAGTACAAAGGACTCACTTGGAGAGTTTTTTAAATACGCCGTGGGAGATACAAAGTACTACTTAACTCTTATAAAATTCAGTCCTTTTTTTATACTTTGGCAACTCAAACTTATGAAGAATTATAGGGCAAAAGAGATACTTTTTAAGTTGTTTTTTAACGATGTAAATGAAAAAAATTTTAAAGATTTAGCGCAAAAATTTTCTTTAGAAGAGTTAGATAAAATACTTAGAGCAAATGTTTATGAAAGATTTAAAAAACATATAAATGATGGAGATAGAGTCATAATAGTTTCAGCATCTATGAAGTGTTGGTTAGATGCTTGGTGCAAAAAAGAAAATGTTGAGTTAATATCAACAGAGTTACTTTTTGAAAATGATAAATTTAGTGGAGAATTTGCTACAAAAAACTGTCATGGAATTGAGAAATTTAACAGAATAAATGAGCATCTAAATATTACTGATTATGATAGTATCTATGCCTATGGCGACAGCAGTGGAGATACACAGATGCTAGAGATGGCAGACTACAAATACCTCATAAAAGATGGTGCTATTAAACAAATTTAA
- a CDS encoding glycosyltransferase family 39 protein, with protein sequence MIKLYSKEIKIVFLIFIFKIILISLVPLTGDEAYFIKWGNTLSMGYYDHPPMVGWLIYLMSFVSDNYVFYRFFSVATTLIVAYLIYKIAQLYMEQKRAFYIALLFLASPVDILISLFTNDVALLLFGTLGVFFLLYSFEKERKTLYAILSGLFLGFAFLSKYFAAFLLISLLIFVFIKYKTKAIKNVSIISVIVILAIAQNLYFNYNCCWNNIMFNFFARTSSEYNLETIGNFFLNLTYLVTPWGFYFLYKSRKNFKNNDLMKLISSILILIFVVFFIVALKNELGIHWFILFIPYLFLLFSFLDDVYLLKLFKYNYIFTFIHIIILFVALSIPTSFLEKQKYYSDIIYATEPELICKKFEQYADGELFTLGYTTASMLSYSCKRDIKMLFNDSKFGRLDDKLLDIRSLDAKDIYLFDNHEIKTNELDGVCTEVLIEEFYIKGAKFHMAKCSGFNYESYKKEHLELQKKRFYTIAKWLPIGKCYFLDRYYEGKRD encoded by the coding sequence ATGATAAAACTCTATTCTAAAGAGATAAAAATTGTTTTTCTTATATTTATATTTAAGATAATTCTAATCTCTTTAGTTCCTTTAACAGGTGATGAAGCCTATTTTATAAAGTGGGGAAACACCTTAAGTATGGGATATTACGACCATCCACCTATGGTTGGTTGGCTTATCTATCTTATGAGTTTTGTAAGTGACAACTATGTTTTTTATAGATTTTTCTCCGTAGCTACTACTCTTATAGTAGCTTATCTTATTTACAAAATCGCACAGTTATATATGGAGCAAAAGAGAGCATTTTATATTGCCCTACTCTTTTTAGCATCTCCTGTTGATATCTTAATCTCTTTATTTACAAATGATGTGGCACTTTTACTCTTTGGAACATTAGGAGTATTTTTTCTACTGTACTCTTTTGAAAAAGAGAGAAAAACACTTTATGCCATACTCTCAGGTTTATTTTTAGGTTTTGCTTTTTTAAGTAAATATTTTGCTGCTTTTTTACTTATTTCATTACTTATTTTTGTATTTATAAAGTACAAAACAAAAGCTATAAAAAATGTTTCTATTATTTCAGTAATTGTTATCTTGGCAATAGCGCAAAATCTATATTTCAACTACAACTGTTGCTGGAACAACATCATGTTTAACTTCTTTGCTAGAACAAGCAGTGAGTACAACTTAGAAACCATAGGTAATTTCTTTTTAAACTTGACTTATTTAGTTACTCCTTGGGGATTTTACTTTCTTTATAAAAGTAGAAAAAACTTTAAAAATAACGATTTAATGAAGCTTATCTCATCTATTTTAATCCTTATATTTGTAGTATTTTTTATAGTTGCACTTAAAAATGAACTTGGCATCCATTGGTTTATTCTTTTCATACCTTATCTATTTTTACTCTTTAGTTTTCTTGATGATGTTTATCTTCTTAAACTATTTAAGTACAACTATATCTTTACATTTATTCATATTATCATTTTATTTGTAGCATTAAGTATCCCAACTTCTTTTCTAGAAAAACAAAAATATTACTCAGATATCATCTATGCTACTGAACCTGAATTAATTTGTAAAAAGTTTGAACAATACGCTGATGGTGAACTCTTTACTCTAGGTTACACAACAGCATCTATGCTCTCATATAGTTGTAAAAGGGATATTAAAATGCTCTTTAATGATTCTAAATTTGGTCGCTTAGATGATAAACTTTTAGATATACGAAGTCTAGATGCAAAAGATATTTACCTCTTTGACAACCATGAAATAAAAACTAACGAACTAGATGGAGTTTGTACAGAAGTATTAATAGAAGAGTTTTATATAAAGGGAGCAAAATTCCATATGGCAAAGTGTAGTGGGTTTAACTATGAAAGTTATAAAAAAGAACATTTAGAACTTCAAAAAAAGAGATTTTATACTATTGCTAAATGGTTGCCTATAGGTAAATGTTACTTTTTAGATAGATATTATGAAGGCAAAAGAGATTGA
- a CDS encoding SDR family oxidoreductase, producing the protein MSYVFIVGAKSDIAKEVARVYAKNGYNLYLSARDTSELEELATDIQVRSGVEVKLVELDVTKYKTHEKIYEDLEEKPLGVIYVAGFMADQDEAQEDWSKSLNTINVNYTGAVSFLNIVANDFEKQRRGFIVGVSSVAGDRGRKTNYIYGSAKAAFSTYLSGMRNRLHEAGVSVLTVKPGFVATKMTEGLDLPEKLTAQPQEVADDIFSAQQSGHNTLYTKWMWRYIMLIIKHIPEFIFKKMSI; encoded by the coding sequence ATGAGTTATGTTTTTATAGTTGGTGCAAAGAGTGATATAGCAAAAGAAGTAGCAAGAGTTTATGCAAAAAATGGTTATAACTTATACCTAAGTGCAAGAGATACAAGTGAGCTTGAAGAATTAGCAACAGATATACAAGTTCGTTCAGGCGTAGAAGTAAAACTTGTAGAACTAGATGTCACTAAGTATAAAACTCATGAAAAAATCTATGAAGATTTAGAAGAAAAACCTCTTGGCGTTATTTATGTAGCTGGATTTATGGCAGATCAAGATGAGGCTCAAGAAGATTGGAGCAAATCGCTAAATACTATAAATGTAAACTACACCGGAGCAGTTAGTTTTTTAAATATAGTAGCAAACGATTTTGAAAAACAAAGACGCGGTTTTATAGTTGGTGTAAGTTCTGTTGCTGGTGACAGAGGAAGAAAAACAAACTATATCTATGGAAGTGCAAAAGCTGCTTTTAGCACTTACTTAAGTGGAATGAGAAACAGACTTCATGAGGCTGGTGTGTCAGTATTAACAGTTAAGCCTGGATTTGTGGCAACTAAAATGACAGAAGGTTTAGACCTACCAGAAAAACTAACAGCACAACCACAAGAAGTAGCAGATGATATTTTCTCAGCTCAACAAAGTGGACATAATACACTTTACACAAAATGGATGTGGCGATACATTATGCTTATCATAAAACATATTCCAGAGTTTATATTTAAAAAAATGAGTATCTAG
- a CDS encoding FAD-binding oxidoreductase: MSLNSWGMYPQIDNKKITLKTPKQIKAFIDANKEIIPYGNGRSYGDSALNTNIIYTKPYNSFLSFDDKKGILHIQTGVLLSEIIESYLPRGWFLKVTPGTKLITIGGAIASDIHGKNHHVEGCFSECVEEFKLQLPSGEIKSCKKGDELFLATCGGMGLTGVILDAKISLKKVSSQFINQTTIKTKNLQETFEAFEEYKELPYSVAWIDCLASGENIGKCLLMVGDFCDDGKLKYKEKNRLNIPFNFPSFALNNLSVRAFNWLYYNKAPNGVSKQKVGIDSFFYPLDSIKNWNRIYGKNGFTQYQFILPKEKSYDGLKEILQTISGSGKGSFLAVLKLYGKANKNYLSFPKEGYSLALDFKIEDGVFELLDALDKIVLKYEGRIYLTKDVRVSKDTFETGYEDIEIFRNLRKKYKMDEKFNSVQSKRLGL, encoded by the coding sequence ATGAGTTTAAACTCTTGGGGAATGTACCCACAAATAGACAATAAAAAAATTACTCTAAAAACTCCCAAACAAATTAAAGCCTTCATAGATGCCAATAAAGAAATCATTCCTTATGGAAATGGTAGAAGCTATGGAGATAGCGCTTTAAATACAAATATAATCTACACAAAACCGTACAATAGCTTTTTAAGTTTTGACGATAAAAAAGGTATTTTGCATATTCAAACTGGCGTTCTTTTAAGTGAAATCATTGAGAGTTATCTACCTCGTGGTTGGTTTTTAAAAGTAACGCCAGGTACTAAGCTTATAACTATTGGTGGAGCCATAGCATCTGATATTCATGGTAAGAATCATCATGTTGAAGGTTGTTTTAGTGAGTGTGTAGAAGAGTTTAAACTTCAACTTCCTAGCGGAGAGATAAAGAGTTGTAAAAAAGGGGATGAACTTTTTTTAGCAACTTGTGGAGGTATGGGTTTAACAGGAGTTATCCTTGATGCAAAAATCTCTTTAAAAAAAGTTTCATCACAGTTCATAAACCAAACAACGATTAAAACAAAAAACCTACAAGAAACTTTTGAAGCTTTTGAAGAGTACAAAGAGCTTCCTTATTCTGTTGCTTGGATAGACTGTCTTGCAAGTGGAGAAAACATAGGTAAATGTTTACTTATGGTTGGTGATTTTTGTGATGATGGCAAACTAAAGTATAAGGAAAAAAATAGATTAAACATCCCATTTAACTTTCCATCTTTTGCGTTAAACAACTTAAGTGTGAGAGCTTTTAACTGGCTTTACTACAACAAAGCACCAAATGGAGTATCAAAACAAAAAGTTGGAATTGACTCATTTTTTTATCCGCTTGACAGCATAAAAAATTGGAATAGAATTTACGGTAAAAATGGTTTTACACAGTACCAGTTCATTCTTCCAAAAGAGAAAAGTTATGATGGACTAAAAGAGATACTCCAAACTATTTCTGGTAGTGGAAAAGGCTCATTTTTAGCAGTTTTAAAACTCTACGGTAAAGCAAATAAAAACTACTTATCATTTCCAAAAGAGGGATACTCCTTAGCACTTGATTTTAAAATAGAAGATGGTGTTTTTGAGCTTTTAGATGCTCTTGATAAAATAGTTTTAAAATATGAAGGTCGAATCTACCTAACAAAAGATGTACGAGTTTCAAAAGATACTTTTGAAACAGGTTATGAGGATATAGAAATATTTAGAAATTTAAGAAAAAAGTATAAGATGGATGAAAAGTTCAATTCTGTACAAAGTAAAAGGTTGGGGTTATGA
- a CDS encoding GtrA family protein codes for MIALRYIVFAIISTIINLFFQYLSFLIYEGSFSLYVAMFVGTLSGLVLKYILDKKYIFFHTTKNKKDESKKFLLYTLMSVFTTIIFWGFEIGFDFFFDSQNAKYIGAIIGLSIGYSIKYFLDKKFVFKD; via the coding sequence ATGATTGCTCTTCGTTATATAGTTTTTGCTATAATCTCAACCATTATTAACCTCTTTTTTCAATACTTAAGTTTTTTGATTTATGAAGGTTCATTTTCACTCTATGTTGCTATGTTTGTTGGAACTCTTAGTGGTTTGGTTTTAAAGTATATACTAGATAAAAAATATATCTTTTTTCATACAACTAAAAACAAAAAAGATGAGAGTAAAAAGTTTTTATTATACACCCTTATGAGCGTTTTTACAACTATCATATTTTGGGGTTTTGAGATTGGTTTTGACTTTTTCTTTGATAGCCAAAATGCAAAATATATAGGCGCTATTATAGGCTTAAGTATAGGTTACAGCATAAAGTATTTTTTAGATAAAAAATTCGTTTTCAAGGATTAA